One genomic window of Actinoplanes lobatus includes the following:
- a CDS encoding aliphatic sulfonate ABC transporter substrate-binding protein yields MNRRLLAALAAASLSVTSACGSDSAAGEKSVDFGYIADYNGASLLAVANDQKLWAKHGLKADAKVFTNGPLQITAMNAGDLDYGYIGPGAVWLPASGKAKIVALNSLGNADRVIAQPGITDLAQLKGKKIGVPEGTSGDMILTLALAKAGLRNTDVERVPMDAATIVTAFGAGRIDAAGIWYPLLDNIKAKQPNLVELARNADFSAEIAFPTAFVAGNEAAAETDQTGRVEKVLREAMDFRAQNPDKTIELTAELLNRSAADVKADAANSEMLDTKTLDGYLADGTVKKWLTGMGDYFVGAGKLPANPDPATYYVGDLK; encoded by the coding sequence ATGAACCGTCGCCTTCTCGCGGCCCTCGCCGCGGCCTCCCTCTCTGTCACATCGGCCTGCGGCAGCGACAGCGCCGCGGGCGAAAAATCAGTAGATTTCGGTTATATCGCTGATTACAACGGCGCCAGCCTGCTGGCCGTCGCGAACGATCAGAAGCTGTGGGCCAAGCACGGCCTGAAGGCGGACGCCAAGGTCTTCACCAACGGTCCACTCCAGATCACCGCGATGAACGCGGGCGACCTCGACTACGGCTACATCGGACCCGGTGCCGTCTGGCTGCCCGCCTCCGGCAAGGCGAAGATCGTCGCGCTCAACTCGCTCGGCAACGCCGACCGGGTGATCGCCCAGCCCGGCATCACCGACCTCGCCCAGCTCAAGGGGAAGAAGATCGGCGTGCCGGAGGGCACCTCGGGCGACATGATCCTCACCCTGGCCCTGGCGAAGGCCGGGCTGAGGAACACCGACGTCGAGCGGGTGCCGATGGACGCGGCCACCATCGTCACCGCGTTCGGCGCGGGCCGGATCGACGCGGCCGGCATCTGGTACCCGCTGCTCGACAACATCAAGGCGAAGCAGCCGAACCTGGTGGAACTCGCCAGGAACGCGGACTTCTCCGCGGAGATCGCTTTCCCGACGGCGTTCGTCGCCGGTAACGAGGCCGCCGCGGAGACCGACCAGACCGGCCGGGTGGAGAAGGTGCTGCGCGAGGCCATGGACTTCCGCGCGCAGAACCCGGACAAGACCATCGAGCTCACCGCCGAACTGCTGAACAGGAGCGCCGCCGACGTGAAGGCCGACGCCGCCAACAGCGAGATGCTCGACACGAAGACCCTCGACGGCTACCTCGCGGACGGCACCGTGAAGAAGTGGCTCACCGGCATGGGCGACTACTTCGTCGGCGCGGGCAAACTTCCCGCCAACCCGGACCCGGCCACCTACTACGTCGGTGACCTGAAGTGA
- a CDS encoding MerR family transcriptional regulator gives MFAIGDFARHGRVSIRMLRHYDAIGLLRPAHVDPATGYRHYTAAQLARLNRIIALKDLGFTLHQVHEIIDGTLSSGELRGMLRLRRAELAASVAEATARLVQVEARLRAIESEGHMPTNDVVLKSVPAVRVAALTATAASYQPEDIGPVIGPLYDELCRRLETAGVTPTGPGIAWYEDAPEGRITVHAGMTVSVAPGAGDFEVRDLPAVGQAATIVHRGSMDAVVPTGQALARWIDGNGFRSAGYPREVTLECPEDRDRWVTELQAPVTAA, from the coding sequence ATGTTCGCCATAGGAGACTTCGCCCGGCACGGCCGCGTGTCGATCCGGATGCTGCGCCACTACGACGCCATCGGGTTGCTGCGGCCGGCCCACGTCGACCCGGCCACCGGCTACCGGCACTACACGGCCGCCCAGCTGGCCCGGCTCAACCGGATCATCGCGCTCAAGGATCTCGGGTTCACGCTGCACCAGGTGCACGAGATCATCGACGGCACGCTCAGCAGCGGCGAGCTGCGGGGCATGCTCCGGTTGCGGCGGGCCGAGCTGGCGGCGTCGGTGGCCGAGGCCACCGCCCGGCTGGTCCAGGTCGAGGCGCGTCTCCGTGCCATCGAGAGTGAGGGGCACATGCCCACCAACGACGTCGTCCTCAAGTCCGTCCCGGCGGTGCGGGTCGCCGCGCTGACCGCGACGGCCGCCAGCTACCAGCCGGAGGACATCGGCCCGGTGATCGGGCCGCTCTACGACGAGCTGTGCCGGCGGCTGGAGACGGCCGGGGTCACCCCGACCGGGCCGGGCATCGCCTGGTACGAGGACGCCCCCGAGGGCCGGATCACGGTGCACGCCGGCATGACCGTCTCGGTCGCGCCCGGCGCCGGCGACTTCGAGGTCCGCGATCTGCCGGCCGTGGGGCAGGCCGCCACCATCGTGCACCGCGGCTCGATGGACGCCGTGGTGCCGACCGGGCAGGCCCTGGCCCGGTGGATCGACGGCAACGGCTTCCGGTCCGCCGGCTACCCGCGTGAGGTGACCCTGGAGTGCCCGGAGGACCGCGACCGGTGGGTCACCGAGCTCCAGGCCCCGGTCACGGCCGCCTGA
- a CDS encoding carbohydrate ABC transporter permease produces the protein MTPTPPGTRTGKDPATDATGTRASRKLTERNWVGGSFAWIWLIVVMVPLYWLVITSFKTQANYFVTNPLKPPSEFTFENYQLVIENDFVRYFVNSVVVTVGAVLPATLISFMAAYAVVRGATSRFLRWVNGVFLMGLAIPLQAVVIPVYLIIIKMELYNTLQAIILPSIAFAIPLSVLVLANFIRDVPKELFESMRMDGATEWGTMWRLAFPLTRPALVTVVIYNGVLIWNGYLLPLILTQSPEKATIPLALASFQTQFGVNVPAVAASVTLTTVPIVLLYAIGRRQLVSGLTAGFSK, from the coding sequence ATGACCCCCACCCCACCCGGTACGCGGACCGGAAAGGACCCGGCCACGGACGCGACCGGCACCCGGGCGAGCCGTAAACTGACCGAGCGCAACTGGGTCGGCGGCAGCTTCGCCTGGATCTGGCTGATCGTGGTGATGGTGCCGCTCTACTGGCTGGTGATCACCAGTTTCAAGACGCAGGCCAACTACTTCGTCACGAACCCGCTGAAACCGCCGAGCGAGTTCACCTTCGAGAACTACCAGCTGGTGATCGAGAACGACTTCGTCCGCTATTTCGTGAACAGCGTGGTCGTCACCGTCGGCGCGGTCCTGCCGGCGACGCTGATCTCGTTCATGGCCGCCTACGCGGTGGTGCGCGGTGCGACCAGCCGGTTCCTGCGCTGGGTGAACGGTGTCTTCCTGATGGGGCTGGCGATCCCGCTCCAGGCGGTCGTCATCCCGGTCTACCTGATCATCATCAAGATGGAGCTGTACAACACGCTCCAGGCGATCATCCTGCCGTCCATCGCCTTCGCCATCCCGCTGTCGGTGCTGGTGCTGGCCAACTTCATCCGCGACGTCCCGAAGGAGCTCTTCGAGTCGATGCGGATGGACGGCGCCACCGAGTGGGGAACCATGTGGCGGCTCGCCTTCCCGCTCACCCGGCCGGCGCTGGTCACCGTGGTGATCTACAACGGGGTGCTCATCTGGAACGGCTACCTGCTGCCGCTGATCCTCACCCAGAGCCCGGAGAAGGCCACGATCCCGCTGGCGCTCGCGTCCTTCCAGACGCAGTTCGGCGTGAACGTGCCGGCCGTCGCCGCGTCGGTCACGCTCACCACGGTGCCGATCGTGCTGCTCTACGCGATCGGGCGGCGCCAGCTGGTCAGCGGTCTGACCGCCGGTTTCAGCAAGTGA
- a CDS encoding sulfatase-like hydrolase/transferase, giving the protein MNLLFLMTDQHRVDTLGAYGNPHVPTPNLDRLAATGTRFDRWYTPTAICTPARASLLTGQAPFRHKVLANRERNVGYQEDLPDDVFTFGHALRERGYQCGLLGKWHASSARTPADYGFDGPHLPGWHNPVDHPDYLAYLKENDLPPYEIHDRIRGTLPNGGPGNLLAARLRQPVEATFEHYLATRTISLLRDYAADGRPFFMATHFFGPHLPYIVPDEYFDLIDPAVVELPGSIAETFEGKPPVQRNYSAHWTFDTMPLEVTRKLIAVYWGYVALIDFQIGRILDAVDESDTAVFFTCDHGEFTGSHRLHDKGPAMYEDIYRTPGIIRIPGAPPQARDEFVSLLDCTATILDLAGADTTPAVDSRSLAPLVRGETPRWQPDIVCEFHGHHFPYPQRMLREDRYKLVVNPESTNELYDLELDPDELVNLYHRPDSAAVRERMLRRLYGLLVERGDNFHHWMTSMYQVGEVDHDPTLSGLDDQSYLSYRS; this is encoded by the coding sequence GTGAACCTCCTCTTCCTGATGACCGACCAGCACCGGGTGGACACGCTGGGGGCGTACGGGAACCCGCACGTCCCCACCCCCAACCTGGACCGTCTCGCCGCGACCGGCACCCGGTTCGACCGCTGGTACACCCCCACCGCCATCTGCACGCCGGCCCGCGCCAGCCTGCTCACCGGGCAGGCCCCGTTCCGGCACAAGGTGCTCGCCAACCGGGAGCGCAACGTCGGCTACCAGGAGGACCTGCCGGATGACGTGTTCACCTTCGGGCACGCCCTGCGGGAGCGCGGCTACCAGTGCGGGCTGCTCGGCAAGTGGCACGCGAGCAGCGCCAGGACCCCGGCCGACTACGGGTTCGACGGGCCGCACCTGCCGGGCTGGCACAACCCGGTCGACCACCCGGACTACCTGGCCTACCTGAAGGAGAACGACCTTCCGCCGTACGAGATCCACGACCGGATCCGGGGGACGCTCCCGAACGGCGGTCCGGGCAACCTGCTGGCGGCACGGCTGCGGCAGCCGGTCGAGGCGACGTTCGAGCACTACCTGGCGACGCGCACGATCTCGCTCCTGCGCGACTACGCCGCCGACGGACGGCCGTTCTTCATGGCCACCCACTTCTTCGGGCCGCATCTGCCGTACATCGTGCCGGACGAGTACTTCGACCTGATCGATCCGGCGGTCGTCGAGCTGCCGGGGTCGATCGCGGAGACGTTCGAGGGCAAGCCGCCGGTGCAGCGCAACTACAGCGCCCACTGGACGTTCGACACGATGCCGCTCGAGGTGACCCGCAAGCTGATCGCGGTCTACTGGGGTTACGTGGCGCTGATCGACTTCCAGATCGGCCGGATCCTGGACGCCGTCGACGAGTCGGACACCGCGGTCTTCTTCACCTGCGACCACGGCGAGTTCACCGGGTCCCACCGGCTGCACGACAAGGGCCCGGCGATGTACGAGGACATCTACCGCACGCCCGGCATCATCCGGATCCCGGGCGCCCCGCCGCAGGCCCGCGACGAGTTCGTCAGCCTGCTCGACTGCACCGCCACCATCCTCGACCTGGCCGGGGCGGACACCACGCCGGCGGTCGACTCGCGCAGCCTCGCGCCGCTGGTCCGCGGGGAGACCCCGCGGTGGCAGCCGGACATCGTCTGCGAGTTCCACGGGCACCACTTCCCGTACCCGCAGCGGATGCTCCGCGAGGACCGGTACAAGCTGGTCGTCAACCCGGAGTCGACCAACGAGCTCTACGACCTGGAGCTCGACCCGGACGAGCTGGTCAACCTCTACCACCGGCCGGATTCGGCGGCGGTCCGCGAGCGGATGCTGCGCCGGCTCTACGGCCTGCTGGTGGAACGGGGGGACAACTTCCACCACTGGATGACCTCGATGTACCAGGTCGGGGAGGTGGATCACGATCCGACCCTGAGCGGGCTGGACGATCAATCCTACCTATCCTATAGGTCATGA
- a CDS encoding formylglycine-generating enzyme family protein has protein sequence MSCCTPSSGRSPSAGPAPVSATGDHGIDQVRVPGQTYAMGDAHGDGVRADGEQPVHDVRIPAFRIDATSVTVAGFRSFIEATGFRTDAERYGWSAVFHLALTDPDHVAGRMHGTPWWLGVEGADWAHPGGPSDTAVDDHPVVHVSWNDAQAYCSWAGRRLPSEAEWEAAARGGLASRRYPWGDELPEDGHAVNIWQGDFPVRNTGADGWITTAPVRSFQPNGYGLWQAVGNVWEWCADWFSPVYYAQSPVDDPRGPSTGSAKVIRGGSYLCHDSYCNRYRNAARSSNTPDSSTGNTGFRTVAA, from the coding sequence ATGAGCTGCTGCACGCCGTCGTCCGGCCGGTCGCCCTCCGCCGGTCCGGCCCCGGTCTCCGCGACCGGAGACCACGGGATCGACCAGGTCCGCGTGCCCGGCCAGACCTACGCGATGGGTGACGCCCACGGCGACGGGGTACGGGCGGACGGCGAGCAACCGGTGCACGACGTCCGGATCCCCGCCTTCCGGATCGACGCCACCAGCGTCACGGTCGCCGGCTTCCGGTCGTTCATCGAGGCCACCGGGTTCCGGACCGACGCCGAGCGGTACGGCTGGTCGGCCGTCTTCCACCTGGCGCTGACCGATCCCGATCACGTGGCCGGGCGGATGCACGGCACCCCGTGGTGGCTCGGCGTCGAGGGCGCCGACTGGGCGCACCCCGGTGGGCCCTCCGACACCGCCGTCGACGATCATCCGGTGGTGCACGTGAGCTGGAACGACGCCCAGGCGTACTGCTCGTGGGCGGGCCGCCGGCTGCCGTCCGAGGCCGAGTGGGAGGCGGCGGCCCGGGGCGGGCTGGCCTCCCGGCGGTACCCGTGGGGCGACGAACTGCCGGAGGACGGTCACGCGGTGAACATCTGGCAGGGCGACTTCCCGGTCCGCAACACCGGCGCCGACGGGTGGATCACCACGGCGCCGGTGCGCTCCTTCCAGCCCAACGGTTACGGGCTGTGGCAGGCGGTCGGCAACGTCTGGGAGTGGTGCGCCGACTGGTTCTCCCCGGTCTACTACGCACAGTCGCCGGTGGACGATCCGCGCGGCCCCTCCACCGGCTCGGCGAAGGTCATCCGCGGCGGCTCCTACCTGTGCCACGACTCCTACTGCAACCGGTACCGCAACGCCGCCCGGTCCTCCAACACGCCGGACTCCTCGACCGGGAACACGGGGTTCCGTACAGTGGCCGCATGA
- a CDS encoding P1 family peptidase, protein MAEPQLLTAFAGHWTGDGTGVTVILPPPGTVGSGEVRGGAPATREFALLEPGRLVERVDAVVLSGGSAFGLAAADGVVELLRERGQGFPTSLGPVPIVVGMSLFDASVAGTPPGAAQGREAALAALSGQPFPTGTVGAGTGATTGTWRGLAEPGGLGRATGHAGAATVEVVVAVNAWGDVLGADRPPVASVATPFPGENTTLAVVLTDARLTKTDCYLLAQSGHTGFARALHPAHSRYDGDAVVALATGAVEADLDLLRAVTAEVMAAAIRDAVVRRP, encoded by the coding sequence ATGGCCGAACCGCAGCTGCTCACCGCCTTCGCCGGGCACTGGACGGGCGACGGCACCGGCGTCACCGTGATCCTTCCGCCGCCCGGCACGGTCGGCTCCGGCGAGGTCCGCGGCGGCGCCCCGGCCACCCGCGAGTTCGCCCTGCTGGAACCGGGCCGCCTGGTCGAGCGGGTGGACGCCGTGGTGCTCTCCGGCGGCTCCGCCTTCGGCCTGGCCGCCGCCGACGGCGTGGTGGAACTGCTGCGCGAGCGCGGCCAGGGCTTCCCGACCAGCCTCGGCCCGGTGCCGATCGTCGTCGGCATGTCACTGTTCGACGCGTCGGTCGCCGGGACGCCACCGGGTGCCGCTCAGGGCCGCGAGGCGGCTCTCGCCGCGTTGAGCGGACAACCCTTCCCCACCGGTACGGTCGGCGCCGGCACCGGAGCCACCACCGGCACGTGGCGGGGTCTCGCCGAGCCCGGTGGGCTGGGCCGCGCCACCGGGCACGCCGGCGCCGCGACGGTGGAGGTGGTCGTCGCCGTGAACGCGTGGGGCGACGTCCTCGGGGCCGACCGGCCGCCGGTGGCGAGCGTGGCCACCCCGTTCCCGGGGGAGAACACCACGCTCGCCGTGGTGCTCACCGACGCCCGGCTCACCAAGACCGACTGCTACCTGCTGGCGCAGAGCGGCCACACCGGGTTCGCCCGGGCCCTGCACCCGGCGCACTCCCGCTACGACGGGGACGCCGTGGTGGCGCTGGCCACCGGCGCGGTCGAGGCCGACCTGGACCTGCTGCGCGCGGTCACCGCCGAGGTGATGGCGGCGGCGATCCGCGACGCCGTGGTCAGGCGGCCGTGA
- a CDS encoding ABC transporter permease, with product MTLVQAETAAPAPPAPVAARRRVPKAVLNGVSVLAGVALWWGLSLAGYDIPAPPVVAARMYELIADGTLITDAAASLARVLTGFALGVLLAVPVGFLMGWYAPVRALAEPWIQFFRTIPPLAIIPLAIVLMGIEETPKIFVIFLASFLSCVIATLQGVVGVDRTLLNAARVLGANDRVIFTRVVIPASSPFILVGMRVGLGSSWATLVAAELIAAQQGLGYRMQSAQLYYDLPTIFAGLIGIGVLGLLMDRLLLLAEHRLTAWQETR from the coding sequence ATGACGCTGGTCCAGGCCGAGACCGCGGCCCCGGCCCCGCCGGCCCCGGTGGCGGCCCGGCGACGGGTGCCGAAGGCCGTGCTCAACGGCGTCTCGGTGCTCGCCGGCGTCGCGCTCTGGTGGGGACTGTCGCTGGCCGGCTACGACATCCCGGCGCCGCCGGTGGTCGCCGCGCGGATGTACGAGCTGATCGCCGACGGCACCCTGATCACCGACGCGGCGGCCAGCCTGGCCCGGGTCCTCACCGGGTTCGCGCTCGGCGTCCTCCTGGCCGTGCCGGTGGGTTTCCTGATGGGCTGGTACGCCCCGGTCCGCGCCCTGGCCGAACCGTGGATCCAGTTCTTCCGCACCATCCCGCCGCTGGCCATCATCCCGCTCGCCATCGTGCTGATGGGCATCGAGGAGACCCCGAAGATCTTCGTCATCTTCCTGGCCTCGTTCCTGTCCTGTGTGATCGCCACCCTCCAGGGCGTGGTCGGCGTGGACCGCACCCTGCTCAACGCCGCCCGGGTGCTCGGCGCGAACGACCGCGTCATCTTCACTCGCGTGGTGATCCCGGCGTCGTCGCCGTTCATCCTGGTCGGCATGCGGGTCGGGCTCGGCTCCTCGTGGGCCACCCTGGTCGCGGCCGAGCTGATCGCCGCCCAGCAGGGCCTGGGCTACCGGATGCAGAGCGCACAGCTCTACTACGACCTGCCGACCATCTTCGCCGGACTGATCGGCATCGGTGTCCTGGGGCTGCTCATGGACCGCCTGCTGCTGCTCGCCGAACACCGTCTCACCGCCTGGCAGGAGACCCGATGA
- a CDS encoding ROK family transcriptional regulator, with amino-acid sequence MSTTGGVHALVRRAHEERVLAILREHGTLSRAQIAARAGLSRTTLSEITGELLGRGAIVVTATDARRRAGSGRPAELLALDPRSGQFLGVDLGHTRARVVVADAAHEIIASGMTAYPARTSPAGRIRAALALVDRLSREQGIGLSALQGVGVGVTGPSPAGAARAEVLAAFRERFAAPVLVDNNTRFAALAEAGTTDARDVLYVRLADGIGGGLVVGGRLVTGAGGVAGEFGHVRASGDADCRCGKRGCLETVAAVGPALAAAGVATLDELAAVRESPRAAAATDRIGAAVGRVLAAAALILDPELIVIGGPLVSAVPEIVDRAAAVIAAERPARGGAGPAVRAARLGDDDGARGAVAAIFRQSPLLADYAIPTEVNP; translated from the coding sequence GTGTCGACAACCGGAGGCGTCCACGCGCTGGTCAGGCGGGCTCATGAGGAGCGCGTCCTGGCGATCCTGCGTGAGCACGGCACCCTCAGCCGGGCGCAGATCGCGGCCCGGGCGGGCCTGTCGCGCACCACGCTGTCCGAGATCACCGGGGAGCTGCTGGGGCGCGGCGCGATCGTGGTCACCGCCACCGACGCGCGCCGGCGGGCCGGCAGCGGCCGGCCGGCCGAACTGCTGGCGCTCGATCCGCGGTCCGGGCAGTTCCTCGGCGTGGACCTCGGGCACACCCGGGCGCGGGTCGTGGTCGCCGACGCGGCACACGAGATCATCGCGAGCGGCATGACGGCGTACCCGGCCCGCACCTCGCCGGCCGGCCGGATCCGGGCCGCGCTCGCGCTCGTCGACCGGCTCAGCCGGGAGCAGGGGATAGGGCTGTCCGCGTTGCAGGGCGTCGGCGTGGGCGTGACCGGGCCGTCCCCGGCGGGGGCCGCGCGCGCCGAGGTGCTGGCCGCCTTCCGGGAACGGTTCGCGGCGCCGGTGCTGGTGGACAACAACACCCGGTTCGCGGCGCTGGCCGAGGCCGGGACCACCGACGCGCGCGACGTCCTCTACGTCCGCCTCGCCGACGGCATCGGGGGCGGGCTGGTCGTCGGCGGCCGGCTGGTCACCGGGGCCGGCGGGGTGGCCGGGGAGTTCGGGCACGTGCGCGCCTCCGGTGACGCCGACTGCCGCTGCGGCAAGCGCGGCTGCCTGGAGACGGTCGCGGCGGTCGGGCCGGCGCTGGCCGCGGCCGGTGTCGCCACGCTGGACGAGCTGGCCGCGGTCCGGGAGTCGCCGCGGGCCGCCGCCGCGACGGACCGGATCGGTGCGGCGGTCGGCCGGGTCCTCGCGGCCGCCGCCCTGATCCTCGACCCGGAGCTGATCGTGATCGGTGGCCCGCTGGTCTCGGCGGTGCCGGAGATCGTCGACCGGGCCGCCGCGGTGATCGCCGCCGAGCGCCCGGCCCGCGGCGGTGCCGGCCCGGCCGTGCGGGCCGCGCGCCTGGGCGACGACGACGGCGCCCGGGGCGCCGTCGCGGCGATCTTCCGGCAGTCGCCGCTGCTGGCCGACTACGCGATTCCCACGGAGGTCAACCCATGA
- a CDS encoding LacI family DNA-binding transcriptional regulator, which produces MAAGRGRVTIAAIAEAAGVSVPTVSRVLNGRSDVSPTTRELIERLLREHDYRPRNSRHPGRARLVDLVFNDLDSPWALELVRGVEDVTHAAGVGTVVSQVHHRSTATRQWLQNLRARASDGVIFVTSDVAEPIHSELHRLKVPVVIIDPAGGVAADVPTIGATNWSGGRTATDHLLSLGHRRIGIVAGPRELLCSRARLDGYRAAMEAAGTAVDEDLVVTGDFRHESGFVAGGRLLDLPDPPTAIFACSDLMALGVYEAARRRGILVPDQLSVVGFDDLPESRWSSPPLTTVRQPLAEMGGLAARTVLRLSRGETIETPRVELVTKLEIRESTAAPVRGRGITA; this is translated from the coding sequence GTGGCCGCTGGCAGGGGAAGAGTGACGATCGCGGCGATCGCCGAGGCCGCGGGGGTTTCGGTGCCCACCGTGTCCCGCGTGCTCAACGGGCGTTCCGATGTGTCGCCGACCACACGTGAGCTGATCGAGCGGCTGCTGCGCGAGCATGACTACCGGCCCCGCAACTCTCGGCATCCGGGCCGTGCCCGCCTGGTGGACCTGGTGTTCAACGACCTGGACAGCCCGTGGGCCCTGGAGCTGGTCCGCGGCGTGGAGGACGTGACGCACGCGGCCGGCGTCGGCACCGTGGTGTCGCAGGTGCACCACCGCAGCACCGCGACCCGGCAGTGGCTGCAGAACCTTCGGGCCCGCGCGTCGGACGGGGTCATCTTCGTGACCTCGGACGTGGCCGAGCCCATCCACAGCGAGCTGCACCGGCTCAAGGTGCCGGTGGTGATCATCGATCCGGCCGGCGGGGTGGCGGCGGACGTCCCGACGATCGGGGCGACGAACTGGTCCGGCGGCCGCACCGCGACCGATCATCTCCTGTCGCTGGGGCACCGGCGGATCGGGATCGTGGCCGGCCCGCGTGAGCTGCTGTGCAGCCGGGCCCGGCTGGACGGTTACCGTGCCGCCATGGAGGCCGCCGGCACGGCGGTCGACGAGGATCTGGTGGTGACCGGCGACTTCCGGCACGAGTCGGGTTTCGTGGCCGGCGGCCGCCTGCTCGACCTGCCCGATCCCCCGACGGCGATCTTCGCGTGCAGCGACCTGATGGCCCTCGGGGTCTACGAGGCGGCCCGCCGCCGCGGCATCCTGGTGCCCGACCAGCTCAGCGTGGTGGGCTTCGACGACCTGCCCGAGTCCCGCTGGTCGTCGCCGCCGCTGACCACGGTGCGCCAGCCGCTCGCCGAGATGGGCGGGCTCGCCGCGCGGACCGTGCTGCGGTTGTCGCGCGGCGAGACCATCGAGACCCCCCGGGTGGAGCTGGTCACCAAGCTGGAGATCAGGGAGAGCACCGCGGCCCCGGTGCGGGGCCGCGGCATCACTGCCTAG
- a CDS encoding ABC transporter ATP-binding protein, whose translation MITVDRVRKVFPASGGEFVALGDVSIELRDNEFVTVVGPSGCGKTTLMNILAGLETPTSGRALVDGAPVTGPGPERGVIFQQYALFPWLTVRRNVEFGLRTAGVPRQRRREIADRFIALVGLEQFADALPKTLSGGMKQRVAIARAYAVNPSILLMDEPFGAVDALTRVRLQEQLLDTWSREKRTVVFITHDVDEAVFLANRVVVMAARPGRIAEVVDVGLPYPRTEELRLSPEFTALRHRVWSAVHHQEPLS comes from the coding sequence ATGATCACCGTCGACCGCGTGCGCAAGGTCTTCCCGGCCTCCGGCGGCGAGTTCGTCGCCCTCGGGGACGTGTCGATCGAGCTGCGCGACAACGAGTTCGTGACGGTCGTCGGGCCGTCCGGCTGCGGCAAGACCACGCTCATGAACATCCTCGCCGGGCTGGAGACACCGACCAGCGGCCGGGCCCTGGTCGACGGGGCGCCGGTCACCGGGCCCGGCCCCGAGCGGGGCGTCATCTTCCAGCAGTACGCGCTGTTCCCCTGGCTGACCGTACGCCGGAACGTGGAGTTCGGGCTGCGTACGGCCGGGGTGCCACGGCAGCGGCGGCGGGAGATCGCCGACCGGTTCATCGCGCTGGTCGGCCTGGAACAGTTCGCCGACGCGCTGCCCAAGACGCTGTCCGGCGGCATGAAGCAGCGGGTCGCGATCGCCCGGGCGTACGCCGTGAACCCGTCGATCCTGCTGATGGACGAGCCGTTCGGCGCGGTGGACGCGCTGACCCGGGTCCGTCTGCAGGAGCAGTTGCTGGACACGTGGAGCCGGGAGAAGCGGACCGTCGTCTTCATCACCCACGACGTGGACGAGGCGGTCTTCCTCGCCAACCGGGTCGTCGTGATGGCGGCCCGTCCCGGTCGCATCGCCGAGGTCGTCGATGTCGGCCTGCCCTACCCCCGAACCGAAGAGCTGCGGCTCAGCCCCGAATTCACCGCGCTGCGCCATCGCGTGTGGAGCGCTGTCCACCACCAGGAGCCTCTGTCATGA
- a CDS encoding LLM class F420-dependent oxidoreductase yields MSMRFGVFVPQGWRMDLTEIADPVEQYEAMTAVARLADAGPWDSVWVYDHFHTVPEPTINTTFEAWTVSSTLARDTSRVNIGQMVGCNGYRHPSLYAKIASTVDVASHGRLYAGLGAGWYEHEWKAYGYEWAEVPDRMRAFREAVEIVHRMWTEERPVFTGEHYRIDGPINEPKGVRKPHPSFWLGGGGEKVTLKLVARYADGCNFGNGDPEVFRQKAAVLRQHCDTLGRDYDLIIKSTSHHLDLSESSADTIGKLERLAEAGADYVIIYIPRVAYDHEPLLRLAEEVIPQLS; encoded by the coding sequence ATGAGCATGCGTTTCGGGGTGTTCGTGCCCCAGGGATGGCGAATGGACCTGACCGAGATCGCCGACCCGGTCGAGCAGTACGAGGCGATGACGGCCGTCGCGAGGCTCGCCGACGCGGGCCCGTGGGACTCGGTGTGGGTCTACGACCACTTCCACACCGTTCCGGAACCGACGATCAACACCACCTTCGAGGCGTGGACGGTCTCGTCGACGCTGGCCCGCGACACCAGCCGGGTGAACATCGGCCAGATGGTCGGCTGCAACGGCTACCGGCACCCCTCCCTGTACGCCAAGATCGCCTCCACCGTCGACGTGGCCAGCCACGGCCGCCTCTACGCGGGGCTCGGCGCCGGCTGGTACGAGCACGAGTGGAAGGCCTACGGCTACGAGTGGGCCGAGGTCCCGGACCGGATGCGGGCCTTCCGGGAGGCCGTCGAGATCGTGCACCGGATGTGGACCGAGGAGCGCCCGGTCTTCACCGGTGAGCACTACCGCATCGACGGGCCGATCAACGAGCCGAAGGGGGTCCGCAAGCCGCACCCGTCGTTCTGGCTGGGCGGCGGTGGCGAGAAGGTGACCCTCAAGCTGGTCGCGCGGTACGCCGACGGCTGCAACTTCGGCAACGGCGACCCGGAGGTGTTCCGGCAGAAGGCGGCGGTGCTCCGGCAGCACTGCGACACCCTGGGCCGCGACTACGACCTGATCATCAAGTCGACGAGCCACCACCTCGACCTCAGCGAGTCGTCCGCCGACACGATCGGGAAGCTGGAGCGGCTGGCCGAGGCGGGCGCCGACTACGTGATCATCTACATCCCGCGGGTGGCCTACGACCACGAGCCGCTGCTGCGCCTCGCCGAGGAGGTCATCCCCCAGCTCTCCTGA